CTCGATCGCCCGGTGGGCCGCGACGGCGCCGGCCGCGATCCACAGCAGCGCGTAGCCCAGCCCCAGGGCCACGAGCGCGGGCCCCGCCTCGACCGATCCGGGCCGCACGCCCAGCCGGATCAGGTCGGCGCCGACCGTGGTCGGCACCGCGTACATGACCGGATGCTCGACCACTCCGGACGCGTGCAGCATCGGCACCGCGATCAGCGGCACCAGCGCCGGCGGCATCGCCAGCAGGAACCCCTGCAGGGTGCGGGCGCGCGCGCCGATCGCCAGGCACAGGGTGAGCAGCAGCAGCGACGTCACCGCGACGCCGAGCAGGACCGGGGCGAGCGCCCGCGCGACCTCGTCGAGCCGGCCGCGCAGCGCGGCGGCCGGCATCGGGGCGGCGATGGCCAGGGACAGCGCGACGAGCACGATCAGCCGCGCGGCGACGGACTCGCCCGTGCGCAGCGGAGTGGCGGTGAGCGCGGCGCGCGTGCCCTCGCCGCGTTCGAACAGCAGCAGCGCGACGACGAGCAGAGCGCCGAACCCGGCGGTGTCGAGGAACAGCAGGTACGGGGCGAGCACCCGGGCGCCCTCCGCGGGGACGGCCAGCAGCACCAGCGTCCACAGCAGGGCGAGCGCACCGGCGGCGGCCACGATCCCGTAGCGCCATTCGACCCGCGCCTCCAGGGCGACGGCGGCCGGCAGCCTGCTCACAGCGTCTCCCTGGTGACGGTGGCGAACACGTCGTCCAGCGACGCCTCCCGGGTGTGCAGCGTCTCGACGGCCCCCGCGCGCAGGAGCCGGGTGAGCTCGGGGTCGTCGGCCAGCGCGCCGATCCGGAGCTCGCGCCGCACCCGGCGCCCGTCGCTGCGGTACTCCACCACGACACCGGACCGGCCGTGGCGCAGTTTGAACCCGCGGGGCGTGTCGACGGCGGCGATGCGTCCCCCGGTGACGAAGGCCACCCGGTCGCAGAGGAGGTCGGCGGTGGCCATGTCGTGGGTGGTGAGGAAGACCGTTCCCCCGTTGTCGGCGACACCGCGGATCACGCCGCGCAGCATGGCCGCCCGCACGGGGTCCTGCCCGGAGGTCGGCTCGTCCAGGAACAGCAGTTCCGGGCGGTTGACCATCGCCCTGGCCAGGTTGAGGCGCATGCGCATGCCCTTGGAGAAGGTGCCGACCCGCTGATCGGCGGCGTGGCCGAGGTCGACGGCGCGCAGCAGTTCGTCGGGGTCGGCGACCGGCCCGCGGTACAGGGACGCGAAGGCGGCGAGGTTCTCGCGCGCGGTGAGCCTGGTGAACTCGGCGGGCAGCTCGAATCCGACGCCGACGCGCTCGAAGTAGCCGCCGCCCCAGTCCTTCAGCGGGCGCCCCAGGACGCTGACGGCACCCTCGTAGCGGCGCAGCAGCCGGGTGAGGACGCGCTGGGTGGTCGTCTTGCCGGCACCGCTCGGACCGAGGAACCCGAAGATCTCCCCCCGCCCGACGGTGAAGGACATGGCGTCGACGGCGGGGGCCGCGGCGCCGGCGTAGTGCACTCGCAGGTCCTGGACCGCGATGACCGGGTCGGTCATGTTCGGCGTCCTCTCCTGGGCGTTTCGTTCAAGGTCGGGGTGGGGACCGAGGGTCGGCGGGTCGGCCGCCGGGGCGTCAGGGCGCAGGCTCGCCACCCGAGCCGGTGCGCAGCGCGTCGAACGCTCGCTCGACGAGCTCAGGGAGCTCCGAGGCGCCGTTCTCCTCGACCCATGCGGTGATGGCGGTGGCCAGGGCCGCCGAGCAGGCCGCGGCCACCACCCGCACCCGCAGAGGCGGGTCGTGCGCCGAATCGGACCGGCACAGTCCGCGCTCGAACGCCTTCTGGGACGCGGCGAGGTTCTCCGAGATGCGGGCGCGCAGGGCGGGCGTCGTCAGCAGCAGCCGGGAGCGCAGGAAGAGGGCCTCGCGGTTGCCGGGGTAGACCTGTTCGAACCCGATCCCGACCGCCGCGCGGATCCGCTCCATCGGAGGCTCGCTCTCCGGCCTCGCGCGGATCAGCTCCTCCAGCATCGGGTCGTAGTCGTCGCTGAGGACGACGTCCTCCTTGGTGGGGAAGTGGCGGAAGAACGTCATGTGCGAGACGCCGGACGCCTCGGCGATCTGGGCGACGGTGGTGTTCTCGTACCCCTGCGCGAGGAAGAGCTCGAACGCCGCCTCCTGCATCGCCTGCCGCGTCTCCGCCTTCCTCCGCGCCCGCCGGTCCACGTTCCCCCGCCTCCACCGCACCGCCGAAGTAGATGTTAGTTAATAACATTACCTCGTCGACGCGGCCGCCGCCGTGGGGATCGCGCCGTCGACGTCGCCGGAGGAGCGGGAGGCGGGGGCGCGAGGGGCGCGACGCGGTCGCCGCGCCGTCGGCCACGTCCTCTCGCGGCCGACGGCGCGGTCCGCGGGTTCACGGAATCGGACCGCTGCCGACGCGGGCCATGGTCACGCGGTCGGCGTCCATGAGGCGCCGGACCAGCTCCGGGTCGTAATCGGCGAATCCGGCCTCGTTGAGGATGCGCATGTCGGTGGGGTGCGGCAGGATCTCGCTGGGGTGGACCTGACCGATGTCGCTCACCTCCATCGGGTCGAGGACGAAGTCCGCCGGGACGACGCACGGTTCGAGGGCGCGGTAGACGTGCACCCGGAACCCGTAGGGCTCCCCGCCCTCCTCGGCGCGCCCGCGGATGTCGTAGACGCCGACGGGCACGAGTTCGCCGACGGCGACGCCGGCCTCCTCGGCCGCCTCCCGCCGCGCGGCCTGCTCGGCGCTCTCGCCGGGGCCGATGCGCCCTCCCGGCAGCAGCCAGTGCCCCGCGTAGGCGCCGCGGTTCTGCAGCACGAACGTCACGCTCGCCTCCGGTCCGGGGACGATGGCCACGGCGGCCATGATCAGATCGTTCTCGATCGGCTGGTTCGAGGCGTCGGAGGCGGTCGTCATGGGGGGCGTCCTTAGGGGTCGGTCGGCGGGGCCGGTCGGGCGGGCCGAGTCGGTCGGTGGTCTCCTGAATCGTGCGGTGGCGCCGGGCGGGGAGCCGTGCGAGGCTGTCCGGCATGACCGGACACCAGCATGACGGGGTTGTCCTCGCGGTGCGGCCCGCACTCGGCAACGCGGAGCTCAACGACCTCTTCGGCGCCTCGTGGCCCGAGCACCGCGAGACCGACTTCCGCCCGGTGCTGGAGCACAGCCTGGCCTGGGTCGGCGCCCGCCGCGACGACCGGCTCACGGGTTACGTCAACGTCGCCTGGGACGGCGGTGCGCACGCCTTCGTCCTCGACGTCACGGTGCACCCGGACGAGCGGGGACGCGGCCTGGGACGGCGCCTGGTGGCGCGGGCCGCCGACCTCGCCCGAGAGGCCGGGGCGGCATGGCTGCACGTCGACTACGAACCGCACCTCGCCTCGTTCTACGCGGGCTGCGGATTCCGGCCGACGGCGGCCGGGCTGCTGCGCCTGGCCTGAACCGGACCGAGACCCCGGGAGGACCGGGAGAGAAGGTCGGCCTCGTAGCCGGAGGCGAACGTGCGGCCGCCCCGGATGGGCATATCGGCCGCGCGGTCCGGTCGACCCCTTTCGGAAGCCCCTCGTTGCCCCGCACGGCGACCTCTCCGCGTCCTCTCCATGTTTCACGTGGAACTTCACCGCTCATCCGGTACGCGGCCCGCCGCGGACTCCGGCCCCGCCGCCGCTCGGCGGGGCGCGGGGAGGATCCCCGCGAAGCAGACCCGGAGTGTGAGCGGCCCCGCCCCGGGCGGCCGCCGCACCCGCCCGTTCGGGACCCCGGAAACGCGGAACGCCCGCCCCGCGCTCGGCGGGACGGGCGTCTGCTGAGGACGGTGACGGACTACAGGATGATCCGCATCGGCTCTTCCAGGGTCTCGGCGAGGTCCTTCAGGAACTCCGCGCCGACCGCGCCGTCGACGGCGCGGTGGTCCACCGACAGCTCCAGCGCGATGGTGTTGCGGGCGACGACCTCGCCGTCGCGCACCACGGCCTCCTGCTTCATCGCGCCCACCGCGAGGATCGCGGCCTCGGGCGTGTTGATGACGGCGGAGAAGCTGTCGATGCCGAACATGCCCAGGTTGCTCACGCTGAACGTGCCGCCGCCCATCTCCTGCGGCTTCAGCTTGCCGTCGCGCGCCTTGCCGGCGAGCTCACGCGTCCTGGTGGCGATCTCCGACAGCGTGGTCTTGTCTGTGTCGTGGACGACCGGGACGACCAGGCCCTCGTCCAGGGCCACGGCGACGCCGACGTTGATGCGGTGGTGCCGCAGCAGTCTGCCGTCCACCCAGGAGGAGTTGACCCTGGGGTGGCGGCGCAGCGTGGTCGCCGCGGCCTTGACGATCAGGTCGTTGAAGCTGATCTTGACGCCGGTGTCGGCGAGCCGCTCGTTGATGTCGGCGCGGAACGCCTTGAGCGCCTCGGCGTCGATCGTGCGGCGCAGGTAGAAGTGCGGCGCCTCCTGCTTGCTCTGCAGCATGCGGCGCGCCACCACCTTGCGCATGTTCGTGACCGTGAGCTCCTCGGAGGCGCGGCCGTCGTCGAACTCCTCCTGGGGCGCGCCCTTGGCCGGGGCCTGCGCCGGGGTCTCCTTCGCGGCGGGCTCGGCCGGTCCGGCCTCGCCCCGCTCCTTGGCCGCGGCCTCGATGTCGGCGCGGACCACGCGCCCCTTGGGCCCGGAGCCCTTGATCTCGTCGATGTCGAGGCCGTACTCCCTGGCCAGCCGGCGGGCCAGCGGGGAGGTGCGGGTGCGCGGCGCACCGGCGCCCTTGTCCTCGGCCTTGCCGGTCTCCTGCGGCGCGGTCTCCTGCGGCGCCGGCTGCTGCGGCGCGGGCTGGCGCTCCTCGGCCTCCTCCTTCGCCGGGGCCTCCTTCGGAGCGGCCTCCTTCTCGCCCTCCTCCGGTTTTCCGGCGCCCGAGTCGTCGGGGGCCGCTTCGGGGCTGTCGCCCAGGACGCCGATCACGGAGCCGATCGGGACGGTGTCGCCCTCGTTCACCGACTGCTTGACGAGGTAGCCCTCCTCGTAGGCCTCGTACTCCATGACGGCCTTGTCGGTCTCGATCTCGACGAGCACGTCCCCCGGGGCGACCTTGTCGCCGACCTGCTTGACCCAGGAGCTGATGACGCCTTCCTCCATGGTGTCGGAGAGGCGCGGCATGTAGATGTCAGTCATCGTGGTGTCATTCCCCTAATCAACCGACCCGCCGGCCGACGGCGCGCAGGGTCTCGTGAACGGCGGTGGTGATCGACTCGGCCGACGGCAGGGCCGCCGTTTCGAGCGGCTTGGAGTACGGCATGGGAACCTCTGCCATGGCGACCCGGCGGACCGGGGCGTCCAGGTAGTCGAACGCGCCCTCCTGGATGGTGGCGGCGATCTCGGCGCCGATGCCGTAGGTCAGCCAGTCGTCCTCGGCGACCACGGCGCAGCCGGTCTTGCGCACCGACTCCACGATCGTCTCACGGTCCAGCGGGCGGAGGCTGCGCAGGTCGACGACCTCGACGCTGATGTCGTCCTCGGCCAGCTTCTCGGCGACCTGGCCGGCGACCGCGGCCATCCGGGAGTAGCCGATCAGGGTGATGTCGCTGCCTTCGCGGGTCACGGCCGCGCGGCCGATCTCGGCGACGGTGTCATCGTCGTCGGGGACCTCGCCCTTGGTGTTGTACAGGCCCAGGTTCTCCAGGAACAGCACGGGGTCGTCGTCGCGGATCGCGGCGCGCAGCATGGCGGCGGCTTCGGCCGGGGTGCTCGGGGCGACGACCTTCAGGCCGGGGACGAACGAGTAGTACAGCTCGATGTTCTGGGAGTGGGTGGCGCCGAGCTGCTGCCCGCCGCCGCCCGGCATCCGGATGACCATCGGCACGCTGTTCTGGCCGCCGAACATCCCGTAGATCTTGGCGGCGTGGTTGACGATCTGGTCCAGCGCGAGCAGCGAGAAGTTGATCGTCATGACCTCGACGACCGGGCGCAGGCCCAGCATGGCCGCGCCGATGGCGGCGCCGACGAAGCCCTCCTCGGCGATGGGGGTGTCGCGCACCCTGCGCTCGCCGAACTCCTTGAGCAGCCCCTCGGTGATCTTGTAGGAGCCCTCGAAGACGCCGATCTCCTCGCCCATGAGGAAGACGTCCTCGTCGCGGTGCATCTCCGCGCGCAGCGTCTCGCGCAGCGCCTGGCGGTAGGTGATGACGGACATGTGTTTACCCGCTCCTTGTCTACTCGGCGAATACCGGGTCGGCGGGCATTCGGGTGGACTCGTTGGCCACCGGGGTGGCGTAGGTGTAGTCGAAGAGGGTGGAGACCTCGGGGTTCGGGCTGTTCTCCGCGAAGTCGGCGGCGTCGGTGACCTCGTCGCGCACCGAGTCGGCGATCTCCTTCTTGGCGTCGTCGTCGAGCACGCCGGCCTCTTCCAGCCTGGCCTCGAAGGCGGCGACCGGGTCGTTGGCCCTGGCCTCCTCGACCTGCTCCTTGGTCCGGTACTTGGCCGGGTCGACGACCGAGTGGCCCTTCATCCGGTGGCTCATCGTCTCCAGCAGGTACGGGCGCTGCTCGGAGCGGGCGCGCTCGACGAGGTCGCTCGCCGCGTCGCGGACCGCGATCACGTCCTGGCCGTCGACGCGCACGCCCTCGATCCGGTAGGCGGACCCCCGTTTGTGCAGCTCGGGCTCTGCCGAGGACTTGTCGACGGTGGTGCCCATGCCGGTGTAGTTGTTGATCACCACGAACACGACGGGCAGGTTCCACAGCGCGGCGATGTTCAGCGTCTCGTGGAACGCGCCGATGTTGGTGGTGCCGTCGCCCATCTGGCACATGACGACCTCGTCGCCGCCCCGGTAGGAGACGGCGAGCGCGGCGCCGGCGGCCAGGGGGAGCTGACCGCCCACGATGCCGTAGCCTCCGAGCAGCCTGGCCTCGGTGTCGAACATGTGCATGGAGCCGCCCCAGCCCTTGGACACACCGGTGGAGCGGCCGTAGAGCTCGGCCATGACCTCGCGCGGGCTGATGCCCTTGCCGATCGCGTAGCCGTGCTCGCGGTAGTTCGTGAAGAGGTAGTCGCGCTCCTTCAGCGCGGTCATCAGACCGACGACGGTGGCCTCCTCACCCAGGTTCAGGTGGCAGTAGCCACCGATGCGGGCCTGGGTGTAGGCCTGTGCCGTCCGCTCCTCGAAGCGGCGGATCAGCAGCATCTGCCGGTAGTACTCCAGCAGCGCCTTCGGCTGCTCGTCGGCGATGCTCGGCGCGGCGTCCTTGCGGCTCCGCCGGCGGCCGCCCGTGCTTCTGGCGGTGCCGCCGCCCTTCTTGGCCGTGTCAGCCATGGTGGTGCCTTTCTACGTGCGGGGTCGGCCCCGACCGGACCGGTGGGTCCGCCGGGAGCCGGCGCCGTGCCGCGCGGTCACGCGTAAGCACGGCAAAGGTGCGCCGTCGCCGGGCTCAACGGCGGGCGCTGGAGTGGCTGGAAAACCTGGTCGCCGGACTCCTCGGATCGCCGCGCGGTCGGCCCCCGCAGGTGTAGCCGCTGGGGTTGCGGGGAATGTAATCCGACCACTTCGCTCACCGTGTCGTCAGCGTTGTCGTGTGAGGTTCGTCGCGCACACTCTACGTACTGATCGATGATCGATCAATACGACTTTAGAGTAGATCCCGGACTTTTGCCCCGCGAAGGGTGAGGTGAGAGAGGTCCGGACGGCGCAGGAGACGGCGCCGCGGACCGCGGCGGAGCAGACGCTCAGCCGACGGCGTCCCGGGACTTCAGCGCGGCCTCCACGTAATTGAGCACGTGGTCGCTGAGCATCCGGCCGACGCCGGGATCGCGGTCGCGGAACGCCCGGGTGATCTGGTGGTGGTCGGCGGCCTTGGCGTGCAGCTCCATGTTGAGCCAGCGGACCGAGAGCGCCGTCCAGACCTCCACGCCCAGCGACTCCCATGTGTGAAGCAACACACTGTTGTCCGCCGCGCGCACGATCTCGCGGTGGAAATCGACGCTGTGCTTGATCTGTTCTTCCACGTCACCGCTTGTGGTGGCCCGCTTCAGCGCGTCGACCTCGCGCTCCAGCGGGCGGATGTCCTCGGCCAGGGCCGGGGCGGCGAGTTCGGCCGCGACGAGTTCGAGACCGGCCCGAACGGGATAGATCTCTGCCATGTCCGCGACACCAAACGCGCGCACCCGCGCCCCCTTGTTCGGCACGGACTCGATCAGCCGCAGCGTCTCCAGTTCGCGCAGC
This sequence is a window from Spinactinospora alkalitolerans. Protein-coding genes within it:
- a CDS encoding ABC transporter ATP-binding protein, translated to MTDPVIAVQDLRVHYAGAAAPAVDAMSFTVGRGEIFGFLGPSGAGKTTTQRVLTRLLRRYEGAVSVLGRPLKDWGGGYFERVGVGFELPAEFTRLTARENLAAFASLYRGPVADPDELLRAVDLGHAADQRVGTFSKGMRMRLNLARAMVNRPELLFLDEPTSGQDPVRAAMLRGVIRGVADNGGTVFLTTHDMATADLLCDRVAFVTGGRIAAVDTPRGFKLRHGRSGVVVEYRSDGRRVRRELRIGALADDPELTRLLRAGAVETLHTREASLDDVFATVTRETL
- a CDS encoding TetR/AcrR family transcriptional regulator, with amino-acid sequence MDRRARRKAETRQAMQEAAFELFLAQGYENTTVAQIAEASGVSHMTFFRHFPTKEDVVLSDDYDPMLEELIRARPESEPPMERIRAAVGIGFEQVYPGNREALFLRSRLLLTTPALRARISENLAASQKAFERGLCRSDSAHDPPLRVRVVAAACSAALATAITAWVEENGASELPELVERAFDALRTGSGGEPAP
- a CDS encoding NUDIX domain-containing protein encodes the protein MTTASDASNQPIENDLIMAAVAIVPGPEASVTFVLQNRGAYAGHWLLPGGRIGPGESAEQAARREAAEEAGVAVGELVPVGVYDIRGRAEEGGEPYGFRVHVYRALEPCVVPADFVLDPMEVSDIGQVHPSEILPHPTDMRILNEAGFADYDPELVRRLMDADRVTMARVGSGPIP
- a CDS encoding GNAT family N-acetyltransferase, producing the protein MTGHQHDGVVLAVRPALGNAELNDLFGASWPEHRETDFRPVLEHSLAWVGARRDDRLTGYVNVAWDGGAHAFVLDVTVHPDERGRGLGRRLVARAADLAREAGAAWLHVDYEPHLASFYAGCGFRPTAAGLLRLA
- a CDS encoding dihydrolipoamide acetyltransferase family protein, with the protein product MTDIYMPRLSDTMEEGVISSWVKQVGDKVAPGDVLVEIETDKAVMEYEAYEEGYLVKQSVNEGDTVPIGSVIGVLGDSPEAAPDDSGAGKPEEGEKEAAPKEAPAKEEAEERQPAPQQPAPQETAPQETGKAEDKGAGAPRTRTSPLARRLAREYGLDIDEIKGSGPKGRVVRADIEAAAKERGEAGPAEPAAKETPAQAPAKGAPQEEFDDGRASEELTVTNMRKVVARRMLQSKQEAPHFYLRRTIDAEALKAFRADINERLADTGVKISFNDLIVKAAATTLRRHPRVNSSWVDGRLLRHHRINVGVAVALDEGLVVPVVHDTDKTTLSEIATRTRELAGKARDGKLKPQEMGGGTFSVSNLGMFGIDSFSAVINTPEAAILAVGAMKQEAVVRDGEVVARNTIALELSVDHRAVDGAVGAEFLKDLAETLEEPMRIIL
- a CDS encoding alpha-ketoacid dehydrogenase subunit beta, producing the protein MSVITYRQALRETLRAEMHRDEDVFLMGEEIGVFEGSYKITEGLLKEFGERRVRDTPIAEEGFVGAAIGAAMLGLRPVVEVMTINFSLLALDQIVNHAAKIYGMFGGQNSVPMVIRMPGGGGQQLGATHSQNIELYYSFVPGLKVVAPSTPAEAAAMLRAAIRDDDPVLFLENLGLYNTKGEVPDDDDTVAEIGRAAVTREGSDITLIGYSRMAAVAGQVAEKLAEDDISVEVVDLRSLRPLDRETIVESVRKTGCAVVAEDDWLTYGIGAEIAATIQEGAFDYLDAPVRRVAMAEVPMPYSKPLETAALPSAESITTAVHETLRAVGRRVG
- the pdhA gene encoding pyruvate dehydrogenase (acetyl-transferring) E1 component subunit alpha produces the protein MADTAKKGGGTARSTGGRRRSRKDAAPSIADEQPKALLEYYRQMLLIRRFEERTAQAYTQARIGGYCHLNLGEEATVVGLMTALKERDYLFTNYREHGYAIGKGISPREVMAELYGRSTGVSKGWGGSMHMFDTEARLLGGYGIVGGQLPLAAGAALAVSYRGGDEVVMCQMGDGTTNIGAFHETLNIAALWNLPVVFVVINNYTGMGTTVDKSSAEPELHKRGSAYRIEGVRVDGQDVIAVRDAASDLVERARSEQRPYLLETMSHRMKGHSVVDPAKYRTKEQVEEARANDPVAAFEARLEEAGVLDDDAKKEIADSVRDEVTDAADFAENSPNPEVSTLFDYTYATPVANESTRMPADPVFAE
- a CDS encoding GntR family transcriptional regulator, with translation MVDLPERPDAPSRLARNPLREQIRRVLVDGLLSGRWQPGERIVERRVAAELNVSQAPVREALRELETLRLIESVPNKGARVRAFGVADMAEIYPVRAGLELVAAELAAPALAEDIRPLEREVDALKRATTSGDVEEQIKHSVDFHREIVRAADNSVLLHTWESLGVEVWTALSVRWLNMELHAKAADHHQITRAFRDRDPGVGRMLSDHVLNYVEAALKSRDAVG